AGTACGAAGCCTCACCGTTGCACCGGCTGATGCTGGGCGACAACTACCGGAGCGTCTGGCGGGCTCCCGTTACGGTGCCGGTGCTGAACCTTCGGCAGGAAGCGGGCGGGCTGAAACCGTTGCAGCGGGGTGGGGGAATGCAGACGTTATCGTTGCGTTTGCGGGGCCACGACGGCAAGGAGTATGTTTTGCGGTCGGTGGAAAAGTACGCCGAAAACGCCGTTCCAGAATCATTCAGAAGCGGTTTTGTGAACGATCTGGTGCAGGATCAGATTTCGGCTTCGCACCCCTACGCGGCCCTGGTTATTCCGCGTTTGGCCGATGCTGCGGGCGTGTTTCACACCAACCCCAAACTGGTCATTGTTCCGGATGACTCGCTGCTCGGACCCTACCGCCGAGCCTTCGCCCGGACGCTGGCCTTGTTTGAAGAACGCGTGGATGGCAGTTACGAGAACACCGGCGAATTTGGCGGGACGAAGAAAATTTACAGCACCACCAAACTGCTCGACAAACTGGCCGACGATAACGACAACCGCGTTGACCAGCGGGCGGTGGTACGGGCGCGCTTGTTCGACTTGTGGCTGGGCGACTGGGACCGGCACGACGACCAGTGGCGGTGGGCCAGTTTCAAGAAAGGCAAAGGCGTGATCTTCAAGCCGATTCCGCGCGACCGCGATCAGGCTTTTTTCGTTAACATGGGCGTCATTCCGCGCATGGCCAGCCGTAAGTGGGCCATGCCGAAGTTTCAGGGTTTTTCCGCCACGATTCGGGACGTTCCGGGGCTGGCCTTCAATGCCCGTTATTTCGACCGGACGTTTCTGACCGAACCGTCGCTGGACGACTGGCTCCGCACGGCCGATTCGCTGTCCCGCCAACTAACGGATACCGTGATTGACGAAGCCCTGAAGCAGCTACCCGAAGCGACTTACCAGGAAACGGCGGCTGCCATCAGGACCAAGCTGCAAAGCCGACGGGCCGAACTGCCGCGCTACGCGGAGGAGTTGTACCGTTTTCTGGCCCGTTCGGTGGACGTAACGGGCAGCGAGAAACGGGAACGGTTTGTGGTTGAGCGGCAACCCGATGGCTCCATGACGGTAACGGTCTACAAACTCAAAAAAGAAGGCGATTCGGGGGATCAGCTCTACTGGCGCGTTTTCCAGCCGGCGGAAACCGACGAGGTCCGGCTGTACGGTTTTGGGGGCGACGACGAATTTGTGGTGCAGGGCGAAAGCCGAAAAAGCATCCTCCTGCGCATCATTGGCGGCAAGGGCCAGGACCGCATCACCGACCAGTCGAAAGTTTCGGGTATTTTCCGAAAAACGATTGTTTACGACACCAGGAAAACGGTAACCGAAACCGGCAATGAGACCCGGCTGCGGCTTTCCGGCAAACCGGCAATCAACGCGTACGACCGGAAGGCGTTTAAGTATGACGTGCTGCTTCCGCAGGTGTCGGTGCAGTACAACCCCGACGACGGCCTTTTTCTGGGCGGGGGCGTTCTCTACCGCAAGAACGGTTTCCGGAAAGAACCGTTTGCCCAGCAGCACCGGTTTGTGGCCAACCACGCCTTTGCCACCGACGCTTTCAACTTCAATTACGACGGTCTTTTTACGGATTTAATCGGGCGGGCGGACCTGCGGCTGGATGCCGACATTCAGGCTCCCAACTACGTCTATAACTTTTTTGGGTTGGGCAACCGGACGGTTTTCGACAAATCGAAGGGTATTTCGTACTACCGTACCCGGTTTGAAAACATCGCGCTGGGCGCTTTTCTGGAGCATAAGGTCGGCAACATGCGGCTGTTTTACGGTCCGGCGGTCGAGAGCATTGAAGTGGAAGAAAACCAGCAACGGTTCATCGGTGAATTCGCTAGCCGCCAACCCGACGGACAAAATCTGTTTGAACGCCGGTGGTACGCGGGCCTGAAAGCGGGTTTTCTGATTGATAACCGGGACGACCGGGTGGTGCCCTCGCGCGGCATTTACTGGCGAACCGAGTTGCGGGCCTACGAAGGAATTTCGAACCTGGCCCGGAGTCTGACCCGCCTGCAGTCCGACCTGGCCTTCTACGCGAGTCTGCGGCTGCCCACCACGCTGACCATTGCCACGCGGTTGGGCGGGGGCATCAACTTCACGGATTTTGAGTTCTTCCAGGCCAACACGCTCGGCGGCTTGTCGAACCTGCGGGGGTACCGGCGCACGCGGTTTGCCGGTCAAAGCACACTTTACAACAATACCGAATTGCGGTTGAAAGTCGCCACCCTTCGGACGTACCTGTTCCCCGCTTACCTGGGGCTGCTGGCGTTCAACGACGTCGGGCGGGTTTGGGTGAAGGGCGAGAACTCGCGGCACTGGCACCACGGCTACGGCGGGGGCGTCTGGCTGTCGCCGTACCGGCAAACCGTGATTTCGCTGCTGTACGCAATGTCAGAAGAGGAAAAACTGCCGCTGCTGCGGGTCGGTTTTCTGTTCTAGCTCAGGACAGTTTGTAGAGTTCTACGCCCGCTTCCATGCCCTTCACATCCACCACGCCAAGCTGTTCGGTCAGGGCGGGGTGAAAGTCGGAGAGCTCGTTGATCACGTCCTGCGAAACCAGCATGTTGGTACCGTATTCCTTGTTCAACTGTTCGATCCGGGCGGCCAGAATAACCACCGTGCCCGTAATGGAAAACTGCTGGCGGGTTTCGGTTCCGATGTTGCCAATGACGGCATCGCCCACGTGGACGCCAATGCCGACGCTGGTGGGAATAATCCGGTCTTCCAGGACGGCTTTCTTGATTTCGGCGATGATCTCCAGTCCGGCCTTGACGGCATTTTCGGCGGGATTACGGAGCGGTATCGGCGCCCCGAACGTAATCATGCAGCCATCGCCCAGAAACTGATTGACCACTCCACCGTGGCGGTTGACGATCTCGACAATGATGCTGAAAAAAGCGTTCTGGTAGGTCACAACCTCGTCGGCGGTGTGTTTGTCGGCGTATTTGGTAAAGTTCCGGATGTCGAGAAACAGCACGCTGACCTTCATGTGCTGGCTTTTGAGCATCCCTTTTTCCTTGATGATCAGGTCCGCAATTTCCGGGGAGACCTGCTGGCCGAAAAACGTGATCAGCTGATTCTGCGTCTCGCTCCGTTCGATGGAGCTTTTGATGCTGATCTGAATCTGCCGCGAAACGTAACCGGCGCAAACTCCGCACAGCAGAAAGATAACCGATTTGACAATGTAAGCAAACGACGTGGTCAGGTAAAGGCTAAACGAGCCCGCCAGCGTCGACGGTTCTTCCAGGAGGTAAACGCTCAGGAGCAAAAACTCGACGCAGGCAATCAGACCCGTGTAAAACGAAATCCAGAAGTTGAGCCGGAGGGTGGAGAGAATGATGAAAAAGTAGTACAGCGTTGTCAGGGGCGACAGCATGACCAGAATCGGATGGTCGAACTTATCCGAAAGCAGGTACAGCAGCAGCGTCAGGGCCGAAATTTCGAAGGTGGCATTGAGGTACTTGGCCAACTGGGGGATGGTAAATCCTTTCTGCGCCCAGATCCGAAACATGTTCCACATGTTCAGCTCATAAAGCGACATAAAGACCAGAAAAGGCAGAACCACCCGCATAATTTCATTCCTGGCCTGCTGGGGGTACGAATCGAGGGGCAGAGTCAGGTAGAAAAATAATGAAAGGAGCAGCCCGACAACAAAAACGCCCGACAGCAAGCCCGCCCGTTGTTTTTCGCGCCGAAGATTTTCCTGGGAAAAAGTAAGGTTAAAGTAGGGACTGATATCCGCCTGTTCCTGCCGGTGGTAAATAAACGTCATAGCGCCACATTTCGTATTTTGCTTACTAGACAATACCACCGGCAAATAAATTCCATTTCCGATAAACTACCTAACGCAAGCCAACGAAGCAGCAATTACAGGGAGTGAACCGGCAAACGAGGCAGTTGAAAAAATCAACACCCGCGGTCGTTGCTCCCGTGAGCCGTCGAGACAAAAAGAACCGGGAGCCTCCCATAAATAAAGACGCTCCGACAACGAGCCGGTGAATGAGAAGGTACCCATTGAAACGCCGGAATCCGTTTTTGGAATAGGCGATGCGGAAACGAATACGTCGGTATTCAAACCCTTGATAATTAAGCAGTTTTTTGCTATCTATACCGCATCATCTCACTTTCTCTTACCATGAAAAACTGTTGCCAATCCATCCGACGCTGGGCGTTCACCGCCGGGCTGGTGGTGAGTACCCTGACCGTGACGACTGCCCAGGAAAAACCGGCGGCAGTGGCCTTACCCGAGGGGGTAACGAAAGTTGCCTCCGTTGAAGGAATTACGGAGTACCAGCTCAAAAACGGTCTGCGGGTGCTGCTGTTCCCGGACCCGTCGAAACCCACCGTAACCGTTAATATTACGTATCTGGTGGGCTCGCGTCACGAAGGTTATGGCGAATCGGGGATGGCGCACCTGCTCGAACACCTGGTGTTTAAAGGCTCCGCCAAGCACAAAAACATCATGCAGGAACTGACCGAACACGGCACCTGGCCTAACGGTACGACCTGGTACGACCGCACCAACTACTTCGAGACGTTCTCGGCCACGGACGAAAACCTGACGTGGGCGCTGGACCTCGAATCGGACCGGATGGTCAACTCGTTCATCGACAAAAAGGACCTCGACAAGGAGTTTACCGTGGTGCGCAACGAATTTGAAATTGGCGAGAACTCCCCGCAGTCAGTGCTGATGGAGCGGGTGTTGTCGTCGGCCTACCTCTGGCACAACTACGGCAAATCGACCATCGGCTCGAAAGAGGACATTGAGCGCGTACCGATTGAGAACCTCAAGGCGTTTTACCAGAAATATTACCAGCCCGATAACGCCGTCCTGGTGGTGGCGGGCAAGTTTGATGAATCGAAAACGCTCGGCTGGGTGAATCAGTATTTCGGCCCCATTCCGAAGCCGACGCGCCAGCTGTCCAAAACCTATTCGGTCGAGCCGACGCAGGATGGTGAACGGTCGGCCGCGCTCCGGCGGGTGGGCGACACACAGGGGGTAGCCGTGGTTTACCACACGCCCCCCGGCTCGCATCCCGACTATGCCGTCCTGGACGTGTTGATGGATGTGCTCGTCAACGAACCCAGCGGACGGCTGTATAAATCCCTGGTCGAGAAGAAAAAAGCCGCCATGCAATGGGGCTGGACGCCCGCCCTGCACGATCCCGGCTTTGCCTACTTCTACGCCGAGCTGCGCAAGGATCAGTCGCTCGACTCGGCCCGCACGGCCATGCTGGCGACGCTCGACGAGGTGAGCAGTCAGGCACCCACCGCTGAAGAAGTGGATCGGGCCAAAACCAAGCTGCTCAAGGATATTGAACTGCTGTTTAAAAATACCGACCGCGTGGGGCTGCAACTGAGTGAGTGGATGGCCGCCGGGGATTGGCGACTCGTGTTTCTGTACCGCGACGCCATCCGGAAGGTGCGCCCCGACGATGTGCTGCGGGTCGCCCAGGCCTATTTCAAGCCAAGCAACCGCACGGTGGGCTTGTTTATACCCGAGCAGAAGCCCGACCGGGCCGAGATACCGGACGCGCCGGACGTAATGGCGCTGGTTAAAGATTATAAAGGCGAAGAGGCCGTGGCGGCCGGGGAAGCCTTCGACGTGTCGCCGGCCAACATCGACGCCCGGACCAAGCGCGGCAAGGAGGCTAACGGTCTGAAATGGGCGCTGCTGCCCAAAAGCACGCGGGGCAATTCGGTAAACGCGCAGATCCAATTGCGCTACGGCGACGCAAAAAGTTTGACCAACAAGGCCACGGTGGCCAGCCTGACCGCTTCCATGCTGGAGCGGGGCACCAAAACCCGTTCGTACCAGCAGATCAAAGACGAACTGGATAAGCTGAAAGCCCGGGTGTACGTGTATGGCTACGGCCAATCGGCGAGTGTACAGATCGAAACTTCAAAAGACAACCTGCCGGCGGTGATGCGGGTCGTGACCGACTACCTCAAGAATCCGGTTTTTCCCCAGGACGAACTGGATAAATTGAAACAGGAGCAACTGGCGTATCTGGAAGCCCAGAAGCAAGA
This Larkinella insperata DNA region includes the following protein-coding sequences:
- a CDS encoding BamA/TamA family outer membrane protein encodes the protein MKRLYPALFLCFLISHGVWAQSKPYTLFLLGDAGEPQPGGDEVLKTVQHQLRTSGSNSSIIYLGDNIYPRGMPDSAHTDRADAERRMRDQLAILNGFKGRAFVIPGNHDWQQGKREGWQRVRHQEAFVTAQLGRDDVFFPKDGCPGPVEIALNPELTLVLIDTQWWLHPWDKPAEESDCEAKDLPSFLLLLDDVLARNQDKKVVLAGHHPMYSHGEHGGYFTWKDHLFPLTDIKPNLYIPLPVIGSIYPGYRSLLGNIQDIPHPKYKLLRNGLVALLKKYRNVLYVNGHDHNEQLILRDSTYYLTSGSGSKSVAVKKGRNSLFASSAKGFARLDFDEKGQTRIRFMAPEGETGRVLYETTIQVPVKPKPTAENPAVAVAQTTLASAQYEASPLHRLMLGDNYRSVWRAPVTVPVLNLRQEAGGLKPLQRGGGMQTLSLRLRGHDGKEYVLRSVEKYAENAVPESFRSGFVNDLVQDQISASHPYAALVIPRLADAAGVFHTNPKLVIVPDDSLLGPYRRAFARTLALFEERVDGSYENTGEFGGTKKIYSTTKLLDKLADDNDNRVDQRAVVRARLFDLWLGDWDRHDDQWRWASFKKGKGVIFKPIPRDRDQAFFVNMGVIPRMASRKWAMPKFQGFSATIRDVPGLAFNARYFDRTFLTEPSLDDWLRTADSLSRQLTDTVIDEALKQLPEATYQETAAAIRTKLQSRRAELPRYAEELYRFLARSVDVTGSEKRERFVVERQPDGSMTVTVYKLKKEGDSGDQLYWRVFQPAETDEVRLYGFGGDDEFVVQGESRKSILLRIIGGKGQDRITDQSKVSGIFRKTIVYDTRKTVTETGNETRLRLSGKPAINAYDRKAFKYDVLLPQVSVQYNPDDGLFLGGGVLYRKNGFRKEPFAQQHRFVANHAFATDAFNFNYDGLFTDLIGRADLRLDADIQAPNYVYNFFGLGNRTVFDKSKGISYYRTRFENIALGAFLEHKVGNMRLFYGPAVESIEVEENQQRFIGEFASRQPDGQNLFERRWYAGLKAGFLIDNRDDRVVPSRGIYWRTELRAYEGISNLARSLTRLQSDLAFYASLRLPTTLTIATRLGGGINFTDFEFFQANTLGGLSNLRGYRRTRFAGQSTLYNNTELRLKVATLRTYLFPAYLGLLAFNDVGRVWVKGENSRHWHHGYGGGVWLSPYRQTVISLLYAMSEEEKLPLLRVGFLF
- a CDS encoding M16 family metallopeptidase, producing MKNCCQSIRRWAFTAGLVVSTLTVTTAQEKPAAVALPEGVTKVASVEGITEYQLKNGLRVLLFPDPSKPTVTVNITYLVGSRHEGYGESGMAHLLEHLVFKGSAKHKNIMQELTEHGTWPNGTTWYDRTNYFETFSATDENLTWALDLESDRMVNSFIDKKDLDKEFTVVRNEFEIGENSPQSVLMERVLSSAYLWHNYGKSTIGSKEDIERVPIENLKAFYQKYYQPDNAVLVVAGKFDESKTLGWVNQYFGPIPKPTRQLSKTYSVEPTQDGERSAALRRVGDTQGVAVVYHTPPGSHPDYAVLDVLMDVLVNEPSGRLYKSLVEKKKAAMQWGWTPALHDPGFAYFYAELRKDQSLDSARTAMLATLDEVSSQAPTAEEVDRAKTKLLKDIELLFKNTDRVGLQLSEWMAAGDWRLVFLYRDAIRKVRPDDVLRVAQAYFKPSNRTVGLFIPEQKPDRAEIPDAPDVMALVKDYKGEEAVAAGEAFDVSPANIDARTKRGKEANGLKWALLPKSTRGNSVNAQIQLRYGDAKSLTNKATVASLTASMLERGTKTRSYQQIKDELDKLKARVYVYGYGQSASVQIETSKDNLPAVMRVVTDYLKNPVFPQDELDKLKQEQLAYLEAQKQEPQAIANNTSERIIRPYPKGHPYYTMTFDEEIAAINAVTLDEVKAFYRDFYGTQSATVAVVGAFDENAMRKTLTEDLGNWKAAKAYTRIPGSLFAEVKPQTQAIQTDDKTSAVFSGGMVLPVRDDDPDYPALAMANYILGEGMLNSRLADRIRVKDGLSYGVGSYVWAGEEERVGGFGSYAIFNPENGEKFDKAFKEEVERLRKDGVTADEVKATKSAMLQERQLARAQDAALASMWARYLSKKDGRSFAYDGDLDKKIAALTPEQVNTAIRKYIDYTKMTLIKAGDFAKAAKKGKADQQPPAALGGGSKN
- a CDS encoding adenylate/guanylate cyclase domain-containing protein, with protein sequence MTFIYHRQEQADISPYFNLTFSQENLRREKQRAGLLSGVFVVGLLLSLFFYLTLPLDSYPQQARNEIMRVVLPFLVFMSLYELNMWNMFRIWAQKGFTIPQLAKYLNATFEISALTLLLYLLSDKFDHPILVMLSPLTTLYYFFIILSTLRLNFWISFYTGLIACVEFLLLSVYLLEEPSTLAGSFSLYLTTSFAYIVKSVIFLLCGVCAGYVSRQIQISIKSSIERSETQNQLITFFGQQVSPEIADLIIKEKGMLKSQHMKVSVLFLDIRNFTKYADKHTADEVVTYQNAFFSIIVEIVNRHGGVVNQFLGDGCMITFGAPIPLRNPAENAVKAGLEIIAEIKKAVLEDRIIPTSVGIGVHVGDAVIGNIGTETRQQFSITGTVVILAARIEQLNKEYGTNMLVSQDVINELSDFHPALTEQLGVVDVKGMEAGVELYKLS